The Candidatus Zixiibacteriota bacterium genome includes a region encoding these proteins:
- the dtd gene encoding D-aminoacyl-tRNA deacylase translates to MKVVLQRVREGSVEVEGKIVGGIGRGLVLLVGATAGDSEKEVGYLADKCANLRIFEDQEGKMNLSVLEVGGEILVISQFTLYGDTKKGRRPSFTEAMEPKEAEKLYLIFIDYLKEKGLRVEQGIFGAKMLVKIFNDGPVTFILDSKEK, encoded by the coding sequence TTGAAGGTTGTGCTGCAGAGGGTAAGGGAGGGTTCAGTTGAGGTTGAGGGAAAGATAGTCGGAGGGATAGGCAGAGGATTGGTTCTGCTGGTTGGGGCTACAGCAGGAGATAGCGAAAAGGAGGTTGGTTACTTAGCGGATAAATGTGCTAACTTACGGATCTTCGAGGATCAGGAGGGGAAGATGAACCTTTCGGTCCTGGAGGTTGGAGGGGAAATCCTGGTCATCTCTCAATTTACCTTGTACGGTGACACCAAAAAGGGAAGAAGACCAAGTTTCACTGAAGCGATGGAACCTAAAGAGGCAGAAAAGCTTTATCTGATATTCATAGATTATCTGAAAGAGAAAGGTCTGAGGGTTGAGCAAGGGATCTTCGGGGCTAAGATGCTGGTTAAGATTTTCAATGATGGTCCGGTGACTTTTATTTTAGATAGTAAGGAGAAATGA